One window of the Colletotrichum destructivum chromosome 4, complete sequence genome contains the following:
- a CDS encoding Putative major facilitator superfamily, MFS transporter superfamily: MSRSKEADASASSRKNHSSYLDDDNIPQDAPAGVQKIEATTKAWSRKTLITAYAMMWLIYFVNNTQQGMAFALTPYVTGRFQKHASTATIHVMASLIGGLMKLPLAKVLDIWGRPHGYAFCVALLTTGLVMMASCKNLAMYTAAHVFYSVGYSGLSYTMSIFIADTSALKNRGLMLAFALSPNIITAWLGGPIGKSILVGPGLAWGFGIFSIVIPVVTMPLFGIFVYSYYQAKRQDLVFDVIGLFLVTAGFALFLLPFNLYQRQPELWRSPKIIAMMTIGGSLLVTFALWERFFAPVKYLPWGLLTNRTILGACALATVIFISHNLRDSYYISFLQVVDDLDLTTATYITNIYSVGSCIWCIPVGIAIRLSGRFRWLAWYFGVPLTILGVGLMIHFEQPGISIGYIVMCQIMIAFAGGTLAICEEMAVMAVVEHQYLAVVLAIGGMFASIGGAIGATVAAAIWQDIFPKRLMKYLPAETKGNFTAIYGALEVQRSYPVGSATRDAIVRAYGDTQKTMLIASTAVLALAIACVGVWKDLRVKDFKQTKGNVV, from the exons ATGAGCCGCTCGAAAGAAGCAGATGCTTCGGCTTCCAGCCGGAAGAACCACTCCAGCTACTTAGACGACGATAACATTCCCCAGGACGCCCCCGCTGGCGTTCAGAAAATAGAGGCCACGACGAAGGCCTGGTCTCGGAAAACGCTCATCACCGCCTACGCCATGATGTGGCTCATTTACTTTGTCAATAATACGCAACAGGGCATGGCGTTTGCACTGACCCCCTATGTCACGGGGCGCTTCCAGAAGCATGCTTCCACAGCCACCATACATGTTATGGCTAGTCTGATCGGTGGCCTGATGAAGTTGCCGCTCGCCAAGGTGCTCGATATCTGGGGTCGTCCTCATGGCTACGCCTTCTGCGTTGCCCTCTTGACCACTGGCTTGGTCATGATGGCGTCTTGCAAGAACCTCGCCATGTACACCGCCGCACATGTCTTCTACTCGGTTGG ATATAGTGGTCTCTCATATACCATGAGCATCTTCATTGCAGACACTTCGGCACTCAAGAACCGAGGACTCATGCTTGCTTTTGCACTTTCACCTAACATCATCACGGCCTGGCTCGGCGGTCCAATTGGGAAAagcatcctcgtcggccctGGATTGGCTTGGGGATTTGGCATATTTTCCATCGTCATCCCTGTCGTCACAATGCCGCTCTTCGGCATCTTTGTTTACAGCTACTACCAAGCCAAAAGGCAGGACCTCGTT TTCGATGTCATTGGCCTCTTCCTTGTCACTGCCGGTttcgccctcttcctgctGCCGTTCAACCTCTACCAGAGACAACCTGAATTGTGGAGATCACCCAAGATCATTGCAATGATGACTATCGGTGGCAGTCTCCTCGTGACTTTCGCCCTATGGGAGAGATTCTTCGCGCCTGTCAAGTACCTCCCCTGGGGCCTCTTGACCAACCGCACGATACTTGGCGCCTGCGCCCTCGCCACCGTCATATTCATTAGCCATAATCTCCGGGACTCCTATTACATTTCTTTCCTACAGGTagtcgacgacctcgatcTCACGACGGCAACTTATATCACCAACATCTATAGCGTTGGGTCCTGCATCTGGTGCATCCCCGTTGGTATTGCCATCCGCCTGTCTGGCCGCTTCAGGTGGCTCGCCTGGTACTTTGGCGTACCACTCACTATACTGGGCGTCGGTCTCATGATCCACTTCGAACAGCCAGGCATCAGCATTGGATACATCGTCATGTGCCAAATCATGATTGCTTTCGCCGGCGGGACGCTTGCCATTTGCGAGGAGATGGCTGTCATGGCCGTCGTGGAGCATCAGTACCTTGCGGTGGTCCTGGCCATTGGGGGAATGTTTGCCAGTATCGGCGGGGCCATTGGCGCCACAGTGGCCGCAGCCATCTGGCAAGATATCTTCCCCAAGAGGCTCATGAAGTATCTCCCCGCTGAAACCAAGGGGAACTTCACCGCGATATACGGGGCCCTTGAGGTACAAAGATCTTACCCAGTCGGATCGGCGACCCGGGATGCCATTGTCCGTGCTTACGGCGACACACAGAAAACCATGCTCATAGCCTCGACGGCTGTTTTGGCTCTTGCCATAGCCTGCGTGGGCGTTTGGAAAGACCTTCGCGTGAAGGATTTCAAGCAGACCAAAGGCAACGTCGTgtaa
- a CDS encoding Putative AMP-dependent synthetase/ligase domain, AMP-binding, AMP-binding enzyme domain, ANL: protein MAVEPSSIPASEPFAPAQRLSILHGPRDPPLVDLSLGELLELQTYQHGTKECLVIPWTGARWTYNELNQQSLLLAQALLKMGIKSGDRVGVMAGNCEQYAAIFFAVARIGAILVILNNTYTPSEAMYAVDFSECKVLFTTKQIGRLDNTRFLTQLANKVNRPKVIMIRGDTSGYQTYDELIKSSSRQSPRELHLAMSKVVPHQVCNLQFTSGTTGRPKAAMLTHHNVVNNARFIGDRMRLSPEDVLCCPPPLFHCFGLVLGLLSVITHGAKIVYPAEVFDTKATLKAILEEDCTALHGVPAMFDSLFQAAPDDFRSSKIRTGIVAGAPVPRYLMELMVNRLGMREFTSSYGLTEASPTCFNAFTDDALGKRLTTVGTLMPHASAKIVDRDGNIVPMGQRGELCMAGYQLQAGYWNNSEKTNEVMVRDAAGVLWLHTGDEAVFDDDGYCSITGRFKDIIIRGGENIYPLEIEERLMAHPSISQAIVVGLKDEHYGEVVGAFVQRAENSEKPTFQELKDWVRERLGGHKSPAHIFWLGEDGVPANVPLTGSGKVRKFEMAKVGDELLKKSRTVSAKL, encoded by the exons ATGGCGGTAGAACCATCATCGATCCCGGCTTCTGAGCCCTTCGCCCCGGCGCAGAGACTGTCCATCCTCCACGGCCCCCGTGACCCCCCTCTGGTTGATCTCAGCCTGGGAGAGCTTCTGGAGCTCCAGACCTACCAGCACGGCACAAAGGAATGCTTGGTCATTCCATGGACCGGTGCACGATGGACGTACAACGAGCTGAACCAGCAGAGCTTGCTGCTCGCCCAAGCACTGTTGAAGATGGGCATCAAGTCTGGCGACAGAGTGGGCGTCATGGCCGGCAACTGCGAGCAATAcgcggccatcttcttcgccgtgGCGAGAAtcggcgccatcctcgtcatcttgAACAACACGTACACGCCCAGCGAGGCCATGTACGCTGTTGATTTCTCAG AATGCAAGGTCCTGTTCACGACCAAGCAGATCGGCAGGCTCGACAACACAAGGTTCTTGACCCAATTGGCAAATAAGGTCAACCGGCCCAAGGTTATCATGATCAGGGGCGACACGAGCGGATACCAGACATACGACGAACTCATCAAGTCAAGCTCAAGGCAGAGCCCGAGAGAGCTTCATCTCGCCATGAGCAAGGTGGTTCCGCACCAGGTCTGCAACCTTCAGTTTACCAGCGGCACTACTGGTCGTCCCAAGGCTGCCATGCTCACTCACCA CAACGTCGTCAACAACGCCCGCTTCATTGGTGACCGCATGCGCCTGAGCCCCGAGGACGTGCTctgctgcccccctccgCTGTTCCActgcttcggcctcgtcctcggtctCCTGTCAGTCATCACACACGGTGCCAAGATTGTCTACCCGGCCGAGGTTTTCGACACAAAGGCGACGCTGAAGGCCATTCTCGAGGAGGATTGCACAGCGCTTCACGGCGTGCCCGCCATGTTTGACTCCCTGTTTCAGGCGGCGCCCGACGACTTTAGATCTTCAAAGATCCGCACCGGTATCGTTGCCGGCGCCCCAGTACCCCGGTACTTGATGGAGTTGATGGTCAACCGTCTCGGCATGCGGGAGTTTACCAGCAGCTACGGACTCACCGAGGCCTCGCCCACGTGCTTCAACGCCTTCACGGATGACGCTCTGGGCAAGAGACTGACGACTGTGGGTACGCTCATGCCCCACGCGTCGGCCAAGATTGTCGATAGAGACGGCAACATCGTGCCCATGGGCCAGCGCGGCGAGCTGTGCATGGCCGGCTACCAGCTGCAAGCCGGTTACTGGAACAACTCGGAGAAGACCAACGAGGTCATGGTCCGTGATGCCGCCGGTGTCTTGTGGCTCCACACTGGtgacgaggccgtcttcgacgacgacggctaCTGCTCAATCACAGGACGTTTCAAGGACATAATCATCCGAG GCGGTGAGAACATCTACCCCCTGGAGATCGAGGAGCGCTTGATGGCCCACCCGTCCATCTCGCaagccatcgtcgtcggcctcaaGGACGAGCATTACGGCGAAGTAGTCGGCGCCTTTGTGCAGCGGGCCGAGAACTCGGAGAAGCCGACGTTCCAGGAGCTCAAGGACTGGGTGCgcgagcgcctcggcggGCACAAGAGCCCGGCGCACATCTTCTggctcggcgaggatggcgtgcCAGCCAACGTGCCGCTGACAGGCAGCGGCAAGGTGCGCAAGTTCGAGATGGCAAaagtcggcgacgagctcctcaAGAAGAGCAGGACCGTCTCTGCCAAGTTGTGA
- a CDS encoding Putative S-adenosyl-L-methionine-dependent methyltransferase superfamily, with translation MPQSTTPSTTLLSLAQAYPHEPAHLHSVIIPQLAHRLRLAALWSIAPSTKVLDIGCGQGDSALVLSHAVTPSTPDGAIDASGTGTIAGATPGPTPGHVTALDPAPGDYGAPYTLAEAQSHILSSSPYGAHIAFHRSDAPSYLASNPSASFDSATLCHSLWYFPSRAAVVALFGALHSSRRIGRLCFAEYCPQARTPSQKPHEMAVAAQARLHALREARGKSELSEANVRCALDPEELVALAREAGWVLKERGSVDTPGMLDGQWEVGSVLAPDWAEEVIREGLGGEAEEELLGCVAKIKAAVADLKKDGEKIETLDAAWVVMER, from the coding sequence ATGCCTCAATCAACCACCCCCTCCACGACACTCCTCTCACTAGCACAGGCCTACCCTCATGAACCGGCACACCTCCACAGCGTCATCATCCCCCAACTGGCCCACCGCCTCCGTCTAGCAGCCCTCTGGTCCATCGCGCCCTCGACCAAAGTCCTCGACATTGGCTGCGGCCAGGGCGACtcggccctcgtcctctcgCACGCCGTGACCCCGTCGACCCCCGATGGTGCCATCGACGCATCCGGCACCGGGACCATAGCCGGAGCAACCCCCGGTCCCACACCCGGACACGTCACGGCGCTGGACCCCGCACCGGGTGACTACGGTGCACCGTacaccctcgccgaggcccagtCCCAtatcctctcctcctccccctaCGGCGCGCACATCGCCTTCCACCGGTCCGACGCGCCGAGCTACCTCGCGTCCAACCCGTCCGCGAGCTTCGACTCGGCGACCCTGTGCCATTCGCTGTGGTACTTCCcgtcccgcgccgccgtcgtcgccctcttcggcgcCCTGCACTCGTCGCGACGCATCGGGAGGCTGTGCTTCGCCGAGTACTGCCCGCAGGCCCGGACCCCGTCCCAGAAGCCGCACGAGATGGCGGTTGCGGCGCAGGCGCGGCTCCACGCGCTCCGCGAGGCCCGGGGGAAGTCCGAGCTGAGTGAGGCCAATGTCCGCTGTGCGCTGGACCCGGAGGAGCTGGTGGCCCTGGCGCGGGAGGCCGGCTGGGTGCTGAAGGAGAGGGGGTCGGTCGACACGCCGGGGATGCTGGACGGGCAGTGGGAGGTCGGCTCTGTGCTTGCTCCCGACTGGGCGGAGGAGGTCATTAGGGAGGGCTTGGGGggagaggccgaggaggagcttcTGGGCTGTGTTGCTAAGATCAAGGCTGCTGTTGCCGACTTGAAGAAGGACGGGGAGAAGATTGAGACGTTGGATGCTGCGTGGGTGGTCATGGAGCGCTGA